Within Pseudomonas brassicacearum, the genomic segment CGCAGAAACTGGCAGACAAGTTCGGTTCACTCGAGGCGGTGATGAGTGCCGACTGGCTGGACATGCGCCAGGCGTTGCCGGAAAAACAGGCCAACGCCGTGCGCGAGTTCTTCGCCATTGCCGCCAACCGTCAGCAGGCCGAAGCCGCGGAGCAACAGTTGCAGGACTTCGGCATGCATTGGCAGAGCGAGAAGAAGGTCGTCGAAGGTTTGCCTGAGGCGGGTCACACCTGGGTGCTGACCGGTTCGCTGGAGTTGATGAGTCGCGACGTCGCCAAGGACAAGCTGGAGAGCCTGGGGGCCAAGGTCGCAGGTTCCGTGTCGGCGAAAACCCACTGCGTGGTGGCCGGGCCGGGCGCCGGTTCGAAATTGACCAAGGCCAATGAACTAGGGCTCAAGGTGCTGGATGAAGAGGCGTTTGTCGTCTTTCTGAGTCAGCATGGCATCACGGTTTAGTGCCCTGTGTGGTGAGGGGACAAGTGCCCTCGCCACGGTTTATCCGCTGCCAGTGGTACATCGCTCGGAACGATCATGAACGTAAGGTGATCTAGTCTTGCAGGCTCCAGGGAGAGATCGCCATGTACCGCTTCTTCGAACAACTGAGCTCACGCATCGCCGCGCCGTTCTTGGGCGATCGGTCACGTAACAGCAAGGTCTGGTCGTGCCGTTGCGGCCAGTCGTTGTTCTTTCGCAACAGCCAATGCCTGGCCTGCCTGGCGGCGCTGGGTTATCAACCTGAGCGCAGTCGCCTGACGTCCTTGCAACCCGGCGAGCAAGCCGGGACCTGGACGCTGGACGCCGATCCCCAAGCCGGGCTGTTCCGCCGTTGCGCCAACCTCGACACCCCGGCGGCCTGCAATTGGCTGTTGCCGGCCAACGGGTACGATACCCTGTGCATCGCCTGTAGCTTGAACCGCACCATTCCCGACCTGTCGATCCCGGAAAACCCCGAACGCTGGTGCAAGGTCGAGACAGCCAAGCGTCGTCTGGTCGCGCAACTGATTAGCCTCGGCTTGTCGGTCATCCCGAAAACCGTCGACGAAAACACCGGCTTGGCGTTTGATTTCATCGGTGTCGATCCCGACGGCACACCACCCACCACTGGTCACGCCAGTGGATTGGTCACCCTCGACATCAAGGAAGCTGACGATGCCCATCGTGAATACGTGCGCCAGCAGATGCGCGAGCCGTATCGCACCTTGCTCGGGCATTTCCGACATGAGGTGGGGCACTATTATTGGGATCGGCTGATCGCCAACAGCCACTGGCTCGAGGCTTTCCGCGAGCTGTTCGGCGATGAGCGCGTCAGTTATGCCGAAGCCCTGGACCGGCACTACCAGCAAGGCGCGCCGCTGGACTGGCAAACCCGTTACGTCAGCGCCTATGCCACCATGCACCCGTGGGAGGACTGGGCGGAAACCTGGGCGCATTACCTGCACATGATGGACGCGGTGGACACCGCCCTGGGTTTGGGCATGAGCGCCCGGGAAATGGATTTCGACTACCAGCCGTTCCCGCCCGAAACCCTATACGATTGCGAGCACGCTGGCGGTGCGGCTTTCCTCTCGTTCGTCAACGCCTGGATCGAACTGGCCGGCATGCTCAACGAACTGTCCCGCAGCATGGGCCAACCGGATTTCTACCCGTTCGTCGTGCCGGCGGCCGTTATTACCAAGCTGCATTTCATCCACCTGGTGATCCAGGAGGAGGGTGGCCGGGCGGATGAGGTGCTGTTGTAGGTTCCTGTGAAAGCCGCCTGCATCCTTGCCTGATGTGCCGATGTCATCGCGAGCAAGCTTTGCTGCCACAGCAAGTGCTTGAACATCTTAAGTTTTTTAATCCGGCACGAACGGTTGTAACTTCTTGCCAGATAGGTACAATGGCGCGGCTCGCCGTCAGGCGGGCGTCGTTATGGTGACCCCATCGGTCCCCCCGCAACGATTACCCGTGAACCTGGTCAGATCCGGAAGGAAGCAGCCACAGCGGGAACATTGTGTGCCGGGGTGTGGCTGGTGGGGTTGCCTCCATAACGCTCAGGCCTTCGTTCGCAGGGTCTGCCAAATTCAAAATTTCTTTTTGTGTTGCTGATCGAATCGATCAGTGCGTTCTGCTGTTCAGGTTTTGGCCAGGCAGGACAGGCCGAAGTCAAAGAGAAACCCGGCCTGCCTCCCATCGACAGTCCCGGCTTCTCTTTCACATCTGCATCAAGGCTTGGACAAGGCCTGGTCGACCGCTGCGATCAGTTTTCCCAGGTCCTTGGAGGGGGCTTTGTGTATGACACCGAACAGATACGCCCGCTGTTCGTCCTCATCGCCCATGTCGGCAAAAAAGGCTTTCAGTTGTACATCCAGCACATTGGCAAGCAGGAACAAGGCTTCGACGCTGGGGGTGTAGGTGCCGGTTTCGAAGCGGCTGATGGTTTTGGGGTCAAAACCGGTTTTTTCGCCAAGTTCAGCCTGAGTAAGCCCCGCTACTTTGCGGTAGCGTCTGATGGCTGGACCCAAACTTGAAATTTGCATCGCTTAATTCCCATTTAGAATCAAGAACTTAACGATAGATTTTCGCATTAGGCAACCGCGTGATCCATCACCTTGCTTTGCAAAATGTGATGTCTTTCGTAGAATCGGCCTTTGGCACGGGTATTTGGTGACCTGCTTCAGAAACCGGGGTGTGTGCAGAGACCGGGCCTTGCGTTTCTTGCCGCGATACAAGGCAAGGGCTGAAGCCCTCCCTTAACCCCGCCAAGGCCCGCGCTCCAGCTTTCCTCAGAGTGTTTGAGCCTAGTTGATTTTCGCCTGTCTTGAAGGCGGTGCAACCGCGCGCGACAAATGAGCCTGACTCATGGATGACTGCTTCGATGGATAAGAAGTACCGCAGAGCCGTTGACGCCGCCGCGATTTTTTCCGAAACCGATCTGAGCGGGCGCATCACCTACGTCAACGATCAATTTTGCAGCCTTTTTGGCTACCGGCGCGATGAGCTGCTGGGCGTGAACCATCGCCTGCTCAATTCCGGCGAGCACCCTGACGAATTCTTCCGCACCATGTGGCGCACCATCGCCCTGGGCCAGGTCTGGAAAGGGGAAATCTGCAACCGGGCCAAGGACGGTACGCTGCACTGGGTCGACACCACCCTGGTGCCGGTGATCGATGACGAGACAGGGCAAGTCGAGCGCTATCTGGCGATTCGCTTCGACGTCAGCGAAAAGCGTCGCCTGCTGCATTCGCTGCAATGGCGGGTCGGTCACGATGTGCTGACCGGGCTCCCCAACCGTACTTATCTGTCCGATCTGCTGGACCAGGCCCTGGCGTTTTCCCGTGCGGAAAACTTGCCCCTGGCAGTGTGCATGCTCGACCTCGATGGCTTCAAGGCGGTCAATGATGGCTATGGTCACGCCAGTGGTGATTGGTTGCTGGTGGAGGTCGCCAGGCGCCTGCGCAGTATCGTGCGTGGCGAGGATGTGGTGGCGCGGTTGGGGGGCGACGAGTTTGTGCTGGTGCTGCGTCATGTGCGTGGGATGGATGAGTTGCACGCCGCGTTGAACCGGGTGTTGATCGCCGTTTCCAAGTCGTATGGTATTGACGGCAAGGACATCAAGGTCTTCGCCAGCATTGGCGTCACACTGTTCCCCTGGGATAACGAAGACGCCGAGACGTTGTTGCGCCACGCCGACCAGGCGATGTACGTGGCCAAGCAGAGCGGTCGCAATCGTTTCCACTTGTTCGATGTGTCCCGGGACAAGGAAGTGCGAGCCACTTACCAGACCGTCGAACGGGTCCGCCAGGCACTGGCCGATAATGAACTGCGGCTGCATTTTCAGCCCAAGGTCAATATGCGTCATGGCACCGTGGTCGGCCTGGAGGCGCTGCTGCGCTGGAAGCATCCGCAACGCGGCCTGGTGCCGCCACGGGAGTTCCTGCCGCTGGTGGAAGAGACCGACCTGATCGTCGAGATCGGCGAGTGGGTCATGGAGCAGGTATTGACCCAGTTGCAGCAATGGCAGCAAGCGGGGCAGGGCTGGCCGGTGAGCATCAATATCTCGGCGCGGCATTTCCAGCGGGCGGATTTTGTCGAGCGGCTGCGACAGGTGTTGGAACGGCATCCGGCGGTACCGCCACGTCTGTTGGATCTGCAGATTGTCGAATCCGTCGCGGTGGAAAACCTTGCCCACGTCAGCGCCTGCCTCCAGGCCTGCCATGCCTTGGGCGTGGGGTTTTCCCTGGGTGGTTTCGGCACGGGCTATTGCTCGCTCAACGACCTCAAGCACCTGCGCACGCAAACCATCAAGATCGACAAGACCTTTGTCCGCGACATTCTCCATGACCGTGACGACCTGGCACTGACCGAAGCGGTGATTGGCCTGGCCCGGGCGTTTGGCCGTGAGGTGGTCGCCGAAGGGTTGGACAGCCTTGAGCATGGCCAACTGCTGTTGAGCCTGGGCTGCGAGGTGGCACAAGGTTATTTCATCGCCCGGCCCATGCCGCCCGAGCAGATACCCGGCTGGGTGCAGGGGTTCATCCCGCCGTCGCAATGGCAGCAGCGGCCAGGCGATCAGGGGGAGGACGCCTCGCTCCTGGCCCGCGATGCTTCACTGCGGCCCGTGTAAAGCTGGATGATCGCGTCGATCTCCCCGGACGTTTTCATGTTCGACAAGGTTTCCAGAATGCGTTGTGCTGGAATGTTCGGATCGTTGCGCACGTAACAACTCAACTGCTGTTCCTGAAGCACTGCCACCTCTTGCAGTTGCCGATCAGCGGTATGACGTTGATTGAACCAGTCCAGCGCCCATTGGTTGCTGATCCCGTAGCGATGACGCCCGGCCAGCAGTTTCGCCAGCACTTGTTCCTGGCTGCGGGCATCGTCGCGGTGCAGTTGTCCACGGTTGAACAAGGGTTGCAAGGTGGGGTAGGTATAGCCGAGCACCGTGCCGATGGGCTGCTCCGGCAACGTGCTGAGCGTGACCGCCGCAGGGGCGCTTGCCGTGGCGACGAGCAGGTCGCGCTGGAAAAACAGCGGGCTGCTCCAGAGGTAGTCGCCGCTGTCCTTCACCCAATCGGGGCTGACATAGCAGCGCACGTCGATCTCGCCGTGTTTCATGGCGCCGTCGAGGCGGGCGCGGGACAGGACATGGAATTGCGCCGGCATTGCCATCTGGGTCGCCAGGCTGGTCAATATATCGGGAAGGATGCCCTGGGTCGGGCGACCTCGTTCGATCTGCACCATGGGCATCGCCCAGCCGTCGGTAATGGCGAAACGCAGGGGGCCTTCCTCGGCAAAGCAACTGGTACCCAACAACAGCAAAGCCCCCATGGCTGAACGCATAAACTCTCCTGATTGTGCAAAACCCATGTCGACAAGCGGGTCTCTGATCCAATCTTAGTCAGATTAGACGAGCACACCGGATGCAATTTCGCCCCTGCTCCGCTAGCATTAGCCGCTTATGTTCCTTCGTTGCGACGGTTTTCGATGAGTTATCAGGTTCTTGCACGTAAATGGCGTCCGCGCTCGTTCCGCGAAATGGTCGGCCAGACCCATGTGCTCAAGGCTCTGATCAATGCCTTGGACAGCCAGCGGCTGCACCATGCCTACCTGTTCACCGGTACCCGTGGCGTGGGCAAGACCACCATCGCGCGGATCATCGCCAAGTGCCTGAACTGTGAAACCGGCATCACCTCCACGCCTTGCGGCGAGTGCTCGGTCTGCCGGGAAATCGACGAGGGCCGCTTCGTCGACCTGATCGAGATCGACGCCGCCAGCCGCACCAAGGTCGAAGACACCCGCGAGCTGCTCGACAACGTGCAGTACGCGCCGAGCCGTGGGCGCTTCAAGGTCTACCTGATCGACGAAGTGCACATGCTCTCCAGTCATTCCTTCAATGCGCTGCTCAAGACCCTCGAAGAGCCGCCGCCCTACGTCAAGTTCATCCTGGCGACCACCGACCCGCAGAAACTTCCTGCAACCATTTTGTCGCGGTGCCTGCAGTTCTCCCTCAAGAACATGACGCCGGAGCGGGTGGTCGAGCACCTGACCCATGTACTGGGCGTCGAGAATGTGCCCTTCGAGGACGATGCGCTGTGGCTGCTGGGCCGCGCCGCCGATGGTTCGATGCGTGACGCCATGAGCCTGACCGACCAGGCCATCGCTTTCGGTGAAGGCAAGGTCATGGCCGCGGATGTCCGGGCCATGCTCGGCACCCTCGATCACGGCCAGGTCTATGACGTTTTGCATGCGCTGATCGAAGGCGACGCGAAGGCGCTGCTCGAAGCGGTGCGTCACCTGGCCGAGCAGGGCCCGGACTGGAATGGCGTGCTCTCGGAAATCCTCAACGTGCTGCACCGGGTCGCCATCGCCCAGGCCTTGCCTGAGGGTGTCGACAACGGCCACGGCGACCGTGATCGCGTACTGGCCCTGGCCCAGGCATTGCCGGCCGAAGACGTGCAGTTCTATTACCAGATGGGCCTGATCGGTCGTCGCGACCTGCCCCTGGCACCGGACCCGCGCGGCGGCTTCGAAATGGTCCTGCTGCGAATGCTGGCGTTCCGGCCAGCCGACACGGCGGACGCCCCGAGGCAAACGCTAAAGCCAGTGGGGATCAGCCAGGCCACAGCTGATTCCGCCAAGCCAGTGGCTGCCGCGCCCGTCGTTGCGCCGGCAGTGGCTTCGGCTCCGGTAGCGCCGGCACCTGTGGTACCACCGGCCCCGGCCCCCGTTGCTGCAGTCCCTGAGCCAGAACCTGAACCGGTCGCTGAGGCGCTGCCCGAACCGGTCGTTGAAGCCGTCGTCGATCTGCCTTGGAACGATCCGATCGAGCCCGAGGTTGTCCAGCAACCTGCCGTGGAGCCGGTCCTGGAGACCGTCGCCGAGCAGCCTGAGTTGCCGCCGATGCCTTTGCCAACGCCCGACAGCGTGGTGCCCGATGCGCCGGAGTGGGTTGCCGCGCCGGTGCCCGAGCCGACAGTGGCCGACGTCGATGTCGCCACGCCAGGCGTCGACGAGGACGACGAGCCACCGCTGGACGAGGATTACATCGAGCCGGACATGGATTCGGCCTACAGCTACCTGGACGACCTGGCCAGCGAGCACGCTGCTGAGCCGGCCCCGGAGCCCGAGCCGGAACCTGCGGCGATGCCGGCCACCGGGCTGGCCCTGCAATGGCTGGAGCTGTTCCCTAAACTGCCGATCAGCGGCATGACCGGCAGCATCGCCGCCAACTGCACGTTGATCGCCGTGGAAGGCGACCACTGGCTGCTGCACCTGGACCCGGCCCACAGCGCCCTGTTCAATGCGACCCAGCAACGTCGCCTCAACGATGCGCTGAACCAGTACCACCAGCGCCCCCTGACGCTGACCATCGAGCTGATCAAGCCCGAGCAGGAGACCCCGGCCCAAGCGGCGTCCCGGCGCCGTGCGGACCGTCAGCGCGAAGCGGAGGAGTCGATCCACGGTGATCCATTCATCCAGCAGATGATGCAACAGTTCGGCGCCGTGGTTCGTCACGATACTATCGAACCTGTCGAGGCCCCGGTCACCCAGGGCTCATAACTGAAGGCGCCGGGCCGAACGGGCCGGGCGCGTTGTTTATCCAAGTACTTTCGAGGTGATTCCCATGATGAAAGGTGGCATGGCCGGCCTGATGAAGCAGGCGCAGCAGATGCAGGAAAAAATGGCCAAGATGCAGGAAGAATTGGCCAACGCCGAAGTCACCGGCAAGTCCGGCGGCGACATGGTGACCGTGGTCATGACCGGTCGCCACGACATCAAGCGCGTCAGCATCGACCCAAGCGTGGTCGAAGGCCTGAGCGAAGACGACAAGGAAATGCTCGAAGCCCTGTTCGCCGCCGCCGTCAATGACGCGGTGCGCAAGATCGAAGCCAACAGCCAGGACAAGATGTCCGGCATGACGGCCGGCATGCAACTGCCGCCGGGCATGAAACTGCCGTTCTGATTCGCCATCCCGGTCGGGATGGGCTACACACAATGCCAGGCATCGCGCCTGGCATTTTTGTTTCTGTCATGGGAGCGAGCGGTGGCAGAAATCTTATCTGTGGGGACAAGCCTTGCTCCCACAAGCACCTGCTGAACAAACATCGAACGCCACCCCCTTGGCAATGGTCTGCTCCCTATACGTGCCACTCAACGATCAAGGAGACGCTTCCATGTCACAAGCATCGACTTCCAGCCAGCGCATTGTCCTTGCCTCCCGCCCCCACGGCGCCCCGACCCCGGACAATTTCCGGCTGGAGCACGTGACGCTGCCGGACCTGGCGCAAGGGCAGATCCTGCTCAAGACACTGTTCCTGTCCCTGGACCCCTACATGCGCGGGCGAATGAGTGACGGACCTTCCTACGCTGCTCCGGTGCAAATCGACGAGGTGATGACCGGTGGCGCCGTCAGCCGCGTGGAACGCTCGACGCACCCGAAATTCCAGGAGGGTGATCTGGTGGTAGGGGCCACCGGTTGGCAGAGCCACTGCATCAGCGACGGGCGCAACGTGATGCCCATCCCTTCTGGGCTGCCCAGCCCGTCGATGGCCCTGGGTGTGCTGGGTATGCCGGGCATGACCGCTTACATGGGGCTGATGGACATTGGCCAGCCCAAGGCCGGGGAGACCCTGGTGGTCGCGGCGGCCTCGGGTGCGGTGGGCTCGGTGGTCGGACAGGTGGCAAAGATCAAGGGCCTGCGTGTCGTCGGCGTCGCGGGTGGCAGTGAGAAATGCAAGTACGTGGTCGACGAGCTGGGATTCGACGCCTGTGTCGATCACAAGAGCGCGAGTTTTGCCCAGGAGCTGGCGCAGGCTTGCGACAAGGGCATCGATATCTATTACGAAAACGTCGGTGGCAAGGTGTTTGATGCCGTCGTGCCATTGCTCAACGCCAAGGCGCGGATCCCGCTCTGTGGCTTGATCGCTTCCTACAACGATCATCAAGCGCCGAGCGGCCCGGATCGCTTGCCGCAGTTGCAGCGCACTTTGCTGACCAAGCGTGTGCGGATCCAGGGGTTTATTGTGTTTGATGACTACGGTGACCGTCAGCCGGAGTTCATCAGCGCCATGGTCCCTTGGGTGCGTGATGGCAAGGTCAAGTTCCGTGAAGACGTGGTCGATGGCCTTGAGAATGCGCCGCAGGCGTTTATCGGGTTGTTGGAAGGGCGCAACTTCGGCAAG encodes:
- a CDS encoding substrate-binding periplasmic protein, producing the protein MRSAMGALLLLGTSCFAEEGPLRFAITDGWAMPMVQIERGRPTQGILPDILTSLATQMAMPAQFHVLSRARLDGAMKHGEIDVRCYVSPDWVKDSGDYLWSSPLFFQRDLLVATASAPAAVTLSTLPEQPIGTVLGYTYPTLQPLFNRGQLHRDDARSQEQVLAKLLAGRHRYGISNQWALDWFNQRHTADRQLQEVAVLQEQQLSCYVRNDPNIPAQRILETLSNMKTSGEIDAIIQLYTGRSEASRARSEASSP
- a CDS encoding NADP-dependent oxidoreductase gives rise to the protein MSQASTSSQRIVLASRPHGAPTPDNFRLEHVTLPDLAQGQILLKTLFLSLDPYMRGRMSDGPSYAAPVQIDEVMTGGAVSRVERSTHPKFQEGDLVVGATGWQSHCISDGRNVMPIPSGLPSPSMALGVLGMPGMTAYMGLMDIGQPKAGETLVVAAASGAVGSVVGQVAKIKGLRVVGVAGGSEKCKYVVDELGFDACVDHKSASFAQELAQACDKGIDIYYENVGGKVFDAVVPLLNAKARIPLCGLIASYNDHQAPSGPDRLPQLQRTLLTKRVRIQGFIVFDDYGDRQPEFISAMVPWVRDGKVKFREDVVDGLENAPQAFIGLLEGRNFGKLVVRVAQD
- a CDS encoding YbaB/EbfC family nucleoid-associated protein; this translates as MMKGGMAGLMKQAQQMQEKMAKMQEELANAEVTGKSGGDMVTVVMTGRHDIKRVSIDPSVVEGLSEDDKEMLEALFAAAVNDAVRKIEANSQDKMSGMTAGMQLPPGMKLPF
- the dnaX gene encoding DNA polymerase III subunit gamma/tau, with the protein product MSYQVLARKWRPRSFREMVGQTHVLKALINALDSQRLHHAYLFTGTRGVGKTTIARIIAKCLNCETGITSTPCGECSVCREIDEGRFVDLIEIDAASRTKVEDTRELLDNVQYAPSRGRFKVYLIDEVHMLSSHSFNALLKTLEEPPPYVKFILATTDPQKLPATILSRCLQFSLKNMTPERVVEHLTHVLGVENVPFEDDALWLLGRAADGSMRDAMSLTDQAIAFGEGKVMAADVRAMLGTLDHGQVYDVLHALIEGDAKALLEAVRHLAEQGPDWNGVLSEILNVLHRVAIAQALPEGVDNGHGDRDRVLALAQALPAEDVQFYYQMGLIGRRDLPLAPDPRGGFEMVLLRMLAFRPADTADAPRQTLKPVGISQATADSAKPVAAAPVVAPAVASAPVAPAPVVPPAPAPVAAVPEPEPEPVAEALPEPVVEAVVDLPWNDPIEPEVVQQPAVEPVLETVAEQPELPPMPLPTPDSVVPDAPEWVAAPVPEPTVADVDVATPGVDEDDEPPLDEDYIEPDMDSAYSYLDDLASEHAAEPAPEPEPEPAAMPATGLALQWLELFPKLPISGMTGSIAANCTLIAVEGDHWLLHLDPAHSALFNATQQRRLNDALNQYHQRPLTLTIELIKPEQETPAQAASRRRADRQREAEESIHGDPFIQQMMQQFGAVVRHDTIEPVEAPVTQGS
- a CDS encoding putative bifunctional diguanylate cyclase/phosphodiesterase, with the translated sequence MDKKYRRAVDAAAIFSETDLSGRITYVNDQFCSLFGYRRDELLGVNHRLLNSGEHPDEFFRTMWRTIALGQVWKGEICNRAKDGTLHWVDTTLVPVIDDETGQVERYLAIRFDVSEKRRLLHSLQWRVGHDVLTGLPNRTYLSDLLDQALAFSRAENLPLAVCMLDLDGFKAVNDGYGHASGDWLLVEVARRLRSIVRGEDVVARLGGDEFVLVLRHVRGMDELHAALNRVLIAVSKSYGIDGKDIKVFASIGVTLFPWDNEDAETLLRHADQAMYVAKQSGRNRFHLFDVSRDKEVRATYQTVERVRQALADNELRLHFQPKVNMRHGTVVGLEALLRWKHPQRGLVPPREFLPLVEETDLIVEIGEWVMEQVLTQLQQWQQAGQGWPVSINISARHFQRADFVERLRQVLERHPAVPPRLLDLQIVESVAVENLAHVSACLQACHALGVGFSLGGFGTGYCSLNDLKHLRTQTIKIDKTFVRDILHDRDDLALTEAVIGLARAFGREVVAEGLDSLEHGQLLLSLGCEVAQGYFIARPMPPEQIPGWVQGFIPPSQWQQRPGDQGEDASLLARDASLRPV
- a CDS encoding helix-turn-helix domain-containing protein; translation: MQISSLGPAIRRYRKVAGLTQAELGEKTGFDPKTISRFETGTYTPSVEALFLLANVLDVQLKAFFADMGDEDEQRAYLFGVIHKAPSKDLGKLIAAVDQALSKP
- a CDS encoding putative zinc-binding metallopeptidase, whose translation is MYRFFEQLSSRIAAPFLGDRSRNSKVWSCRCGQSLFFRNSQCLACLAALGYQPERSRLTSLQPGEQAGTWTLDADPQAGLFRRCANLDTPAACNWLLPANGYDTLCIACSLNRTIPDLSIPENPERWCKVETAKRRLVAQLISLGLSVIPKTVDENTGLAFDFIGVDPDGTPPTTGHASGLVTLDIKEADDAHREYVRQQMREPYRTLLGHFRHEVGHYYWDRLIANSHWLEAFRELFGDERVSYAEALDRHYQQGAPLDWQTRYVSAYATMHPWEDWAETWAHYLHMMDAVDTALGLGMSAREMDFDYQPFPPETLYDCEHAGGAAFLSFVNAWIELAGMLNELSRSMGQPDFYPFVVPAAVITKLHFIHLVIQEEGGRADEVLL